ACGGTGAAGGTATGGATGATATGGATGACGATGAAGATATGGATAGTGGGGATGGAGGAGTGAGTGGTTTACCAAGTAATTGTACAGCTTCTAGGTTTTATAAATTTCTCGAGGAGTCAAAGATACCATTGTATCCTGGCTACGACAAAATGTCAGTGATGTCTTTTCTTGTCAGATTTTGGAACTATAAATGTGTTGGAGGGATGTCTGAGAAGTCAGCCAAGGATATGCTTCAACTTATGAGGGATTCATTTCCTGATAATTGTAATTTGCCAGAAAATTTCACACAGTGCAAGAAAATACTTTCAGAGTTAGGATTGACTTACAATAAGATTAATGCGTGTCCGAATGACTGCATTCTTTATTATAAGGAGTACGCCGATAGGGAAACATGCCCTGTTTGTAAAGCATCTCGTTACAAAGATGGAACCAAAACACCAGCTAATATACTTCGACACTTTCCTTTGAGACCTCGGCTACAGCGGCTGTACATGGAATCTAAGACTGCAGGATATATGAGATGGCATGCTGAAGGGCGTCCGAGGGATGGTAAAATGAGACATCCAGCTGATTCTGAAGCTTGGAAGCATTTCGATGAGATGAATCCGACGTTTGCTGCTGAACCGAGGAATATCAGACTAGGTTTAGCAACAGATGGTTTTAGTCCATACCATTCAACCAGAAATCCGCATAGCACATGGCCTGTGGTCCTTTTACCATACAATCTGCCCCCATGGTTGTGCATGAAGCAACCTAACATGATCTTGTCTTTGCTTATATCAGGCCCCTATAGTCCAGGTTTGCCATTTTCTCTATCTCTGACTTGtcatttttttaaaatatgtatATGATATTCCTTATATTGCTGTTGAAAGTATATAAAAAAGTCAGGTCAATAGCCAACTTATAATTATTTTAAATCATTATTCCCCAGGTAACAATATTGATGTATACCTGAGGCCCTTAATCGACGAGCTTAAGGAGTTGTGGGAAGAAGGGGCAAATACATATGATTCTTCACGAAATGAAATGTTTAATATGCGTGTGGGGTTATTATGGACTATAAGTGATTATCCTGGACTAGCGATGCTATCAGGATGGAGTACCAAAGGCAAGTTGGCAT
Above is a genomic segment from Papaver somniferum cultivar HN1 chromosome 10, ASM357369v1, whole genome shotgun sequence containing:
- the LOC113315979 gene encoding uncharacterized protein LOC113315979; the encoded protein is MRDDEGMDDRGDGEGMDDMDDDEDMDSGDGGVSGLPSNCTASRFYKFLEESKIPLYPGYDKMSVMSFLVRFWNYKCVGGMSEKSAKDMLQLMRDSFPDNCNLPENFTQCKKILSELGLTYNKINACPNDCILYYKEYADRETCPVCKASRYKDGTKTPANILRHFPLRPRLQRLYMESKTAGYMRWHAEGRPRDGKMRHPADSEAWKHFDEMNPTFAAEPRNIRLGLATDGFSPYHSTRNPHSTWPVVLLPYNLPPWLCMKQPNMILSLLISGPYSPGNNIDVYLRPLIDELKELWEEGANTYDSSRNEMFNMRVGLLWTISDYPGLAMLSGWSTKGKLACPTCQEDTRHQRLKHGRKTCYMGHRRFLPMRHRFRSLMKEFNGNVEYGSPPNPLLGPDILQKLKHIPHVFGKQFEDSLMGDRPRNRKERASNTATSNMPGNWKKLSIFYELPYWADNVLKHNLDVMHTEKNVCDSVIGTLLDMDKKAKDGLKERLDLQLLNLRPELHPIMTANGKKFFLPNACYFMDNAKKEMFLSVLKNLKTPDAAIAFGNSKDVAR